One window of Acidobacteriota bacterium genomic DNA carries:
- the nusG gene encoding transcription termination/antitermination factor NusG → MGEKRWYVVHTYSGFERKVKESLEQRVKALGLEDKIEEILIPTEDVVEIKGGKKVITPRKFFPGYILVKMELDDHTWYVVRSTPKVTGFVGSGKEPTPLTEEEVKEIVEKMEESIEKPKPKFAFKKGELIRIIDGPFTSFTGRVEEVNEVRHTLKVMVTIFGRSTPVELDFLQVEKV, encoded by the coding sequence ACTCCGGTTTTGAGAGGAAGGTGAAGGAGAGTTTGGAGCAGCGGGTGAAGGCGTTGGGGTTGGAGGATAAGATAGAGGAGATCCTTATCCCCACTGAGGATGTGGTGGAGATAAAGGGGGGGAAGAAGGTGATAACCCCTCGTAAGTTCTTCCCCGGTTATATCCTGGTGAAGATGGAGCTTGATGATCATACCTGGTATGTGGTGCGGAGCACTCCCAAGGTGACCGGCTTCGTAGGTTCAGGCAAGGAGCCAACCCCTCTTACTGAGGAGGAGGTTAAGGAGATAGTGGAGAAGATGGAGGAATCGATAGAGAAGCCGAAGCCCAAGTTTGCCTTCAAGAAAGGGGAGCTCATTCGGATAATCGACGGTCCCTTCACCAGTTTTACCGGCAGGGTGGAGGAGGTGAACGAGGTGAGGCACACGCTCAAGGTGATGGTGACCATCTTCGGCCGTTCCACCCCGGTGGAGCTCGATTTCCTCCAGGTGGAGAAGGTGTGA